From one Streptomyces sp. Q6 genomic stretch:
- a CDS encoding glycoside hydrolase family 3 N-terminal domain-containing protein has product MPELCRRTLLSAIGVTAAAGTVVTGGSAAASARAKPYEDEVRSLLARMTLAEKLGQLQQLPWSWDLNPGSGSTKEVEDAARTGRLGSVLSVFGARTTNALQRIAVEESRLGIPLLFGLDVIHGFWTNFPIPLAQAASFDPEVTHTDAEVSAKEARSNGVHWTFSPMMDVTREPRWGRVAEGSGEDPYLTSAFAAAKVHGYQGSGYGAKDRIAACAKHFVAYGGAEGGRDYNTVDVSESRLRNLYLPPFKAASEAGAATVMASFNTVGGVPAHGNTHTLTDILKQEWGFGGFVVSDWTGVQELIAHGFAEDGADAARLALNAGVDMEMTSTNLRTHGKNLLRAGRIEEQRIDDAVARVLRLKHELGLFDDPYVDESAAITGPSAGARDAARAAASRTMVLLKNDRSVLPLKKTVGSLALVGPFADSADLLGTWVVPASAERFPAVKVLDAVRAAAPDAKVTYARGVAPEGTDVSGIGEAVAAARAADVTVVVVGEPSALSGEAAARSDLSLPGAQEKLIAAVAATGKPFVVVLVNGRPLTVGDWLDSAPAVLEAWHPGTEAGHAIADVLFGAVNPGGKLPVSFPRTVGQLPVHYNHESTGRPDAAANKFTSKYLDLPPTPQFPFGHGLSYTTFDLGTPTLSRASVSAAALRKGDTVQVSVPVRNTGSRAGDEVVQLYVHDVAASIAQPVRRLRGFRRVGLDAGAATTVRFTLGADDLGFWTNDPQGEFQLEKGTFELFVGNSSTAEARLALNVD; this is encoded by the coding sequence ATGCCGGAGCTGTGCAGACGTACTCTGCTGTCCGCGATCGGCGTCACCGCCGCCGCGGGAACCGTCGTGACCGGCGGGTCCGCCGCCGCGTCCGCCCGCGCGAAGCCCTACGAGGACGAGGTCCGCTCCCTGCTCGCCCGGATGACCCTCGCGGAGAAGCTGGGGCAGTTGCAGCAGCTCCCCTGGTCGTGGGACCTCAATCCGGGCTCGGGGTCGACGAAGGAGGTCGAGGACGCGGCCCGGACGGGCCGGCTCGGCTCGGTGCTCAGCGTCTTCGGCGCGCGGACCACGAACGCGTTGCAGCGCATCGCCGTCGAGGAGTCCCGGCTCGGCATCCCGCTCCTCTTCGGCCTGGACGTCATCCACGGGTTCTGGACGAACTTCCCGATCCCGCTGGCGCAGGCGGCGAGCTTCGACCCGGAGGTGACGCACACGGACGCCGAGGTGTCGGCGAAGGAGGCCCGCTCGAACGGGGTGCACTGGACGTTCTCCCCGATGATGGACGTCACCCGCGAACCGCGCTGGGGCCGCGTCGCCGAGGGAAGCGGTGAAGACCCCTACCTGACCAGCGCGTTCGCCGCCGCCAAGGTCCACGGCTACCAGGGCTCCGGATACGGCGCGAAAGACCGCATCGCCGCCTGCGCCAAGCACTTCGTCGCGTACGGAGGTGCCGAGGGCGGCCGCGACTACAACACGGTCGACGTGTCCGAGTCCCGGCTGCGCAACCTGTATCTCCCGCCGTTCAAGGCCGCGTCGGAGGCGGGCGCGGCGACGGTGATGGCGTCGTTCAACACCGTCGGCGGCGTCCCCGCCCACGGGAACACGCACACGCTCACCGACATCCTGAAGCAGGAGTGGGGCTTCGGCGGGTTCGTCGTCAGCGACTGGACCGGCGTGCAGGAGCTGATCGCGCACGGCTTCGCCGAGGACGGCGCGGACGCGGCACGCCTCGCCCTGAACGCGGGCGTCGACATGGAGATGACCAGCACGAACCTCCGCACGCACGGCAAGAACCTGCTGCGCGCCGGAAGGATCGAGGAACAGCGGATCGACGACGCGGTCGCGCGCGTGCTGCGCCTCAAGCACGAGCTGGGCCTCTTCGACGATCCGTACGTCGACGAGTCCGCCGCGATCACCGGACCGTCGGCCGGAGCCCGCGACGCGGCGCGCGCGGCGGCCTCCCGCACGATGGTCCTGCTGAAGAACGACCGCAGCGTCCTGCCGCTGAAGAAGACGGTCGGCTCCCTGGCCCTGGTGGGCCCCTTCGCCGACTCGGCGGATCTCCTCGGTACGTGGGTGGTGCCGGCGTCGGCGGAGCGGTTCCCCGCGGTGAAGGTCCTGGACGCGGTGCGCGCCGCCGCGCCGGACGCGAAGGTCACGTACGCCCGCGGTGTCGCCCCGGAGGGCACGGACGTCTCCGGGATCGGGGAGGCGGTCGCGGCGGCGCGGGCCGCGGACGTCACGGTGGTGGTCGTCGGCGAGCCGTCCGCGCTGAGCGGTGAGGCGGCGGCGCGCAGCGACCTCTCGCTGCCCGGCGCACAGGAGAAGCTGATCGCGGCGGTCGCGGCCACCGGCAAGCCGTTCGTGGTGGTGCTGGTGAACGGCCGCCCGCTCACGGTCGGCGACTGGCTGGACTCCGCCCCGGCCGTCCTGGAGGCGTGGCACCCCGGCACCGAGGCGGGGCACGCGATCGCGGACGTGCTGTTCGGCGCGGTGAACCCGGGCGGCAAGCTGCCGGTGTCGTTCCCGCGGACGGTCGGCCAGCTCCCCGTCCACTACAACCACGAGTCGACGGGCCGCCCCGATGCCGCGGCCAACAAGTTCACGTCGAAGTACCTGGACCTGCCGCCGACCCCGCAGTTCCCCTTCGGCCACGGCCTCAGCTACACCACGTTCGACCTGGGCACGCCGACGCTGAGCCGCGCGAGCGTGTCGGCGGCCGCGCTGCGCAAGGGCGACACCGTGCAGGTGTCGGTACCCGTGCGCAACACGGGGTCGCGCGCGGGCGACGAGGTGGTGCAGCTGTACGTCCACGACGTGGCGGCGAGCATCGCCCAACCGGTGCGCAGGCTGCGGGGGTTCAGGCGGGTCGGCCTGGACGCGGGGGCCGCCACGACCGTCCGCTTCACGCTGGGGGCCGACGACCTCGGGTTCTGGACGAACGACCCGCAGGGCGAATTCCAGCTGGAGAAGGGCACGTTCGAGCTGTTCGTGGGGAACAGCTCGACGGCGGAGGCCAGACTGGCCCTGAACGTCGACTAG
- a CDS encoding ABC transporter ATP-binding protein: METTAWTQLHSVMNAQNGGPGGRPFARATLRRIAGFARPHRRRIGQFVFLSIVTALLAVATPVLAGNVVNAIVGGDDQGHIVRLAVLIAVIAVAEAGVGLLARWLSANLGEGLILDLRTAVFDHVQRMPVAFFTRTRTGALVSRLNNDVIGAQRAFSNTLSGVVGNLVTLLLTLAVMLSLSWQITLLALLLLPVFVLPARRMGSRMAGLQREAAAHNAAMGTRMTERFSAPGATLIKLFGRPGDESAEFAERARRVRDIGVRTAMAQSAFITALTLVSALALALVYGLGGYFSLEGTLDAGAVVSLALLLTRLYAPLTSLAGARVEVMSALVSFERVFEVLDLEPLIAEKPDAREVPEGPVAVEFDDVRFGYPSADKVSLASLEEVASLDTRGGAEVLHGVSFRAEPGQTVALVGSSGAGKSTVAQLLPRLYDTDAGAVRIGGVDVRDLSADSMRATLGMVTQDGHLFHDSVRANLLLARPGAAEDELWDVLRRARLDTLVHALPDGLDTVVGERGYRLSGGERQRMTIARLLLARQRVVILDEATAHLDNTSEAAVQEALAEALEGRTAIVIAHRLSTIRSADQILVVEEGRIVERGTHETLLDADGRYAELYRTQFAEGDKTAVAEAA; encoded by the coding sequence ATGGAGACCACAGCCTGGACGCAGCTGCACAGCGTCATGAACGCCCAGAACGGCGGCCCCGGCGGCCGCCCCTTCGCCCGCGCCACCCTGCGCCGCATCGCGGGATTCGCCCGGCCGCACCGCCGCCGCATCGGCCAGTTCGTCTTCCTGAGCATCGTGACCGCACTGCTCGCCGTCGCGACCCCGGTCCTCGCGGGCAACGTCGTCAACGCCATCGTGGGCGGCGACGACCAGGGCCACATCGTCCGGCTCGCCGTCCTCATCGCGGTCATCGCCGTCGCCGAGGCCGGTGTCGGACTGCTCGCCCGCTGGCTCTCCGCGAACCTCGGCGAAGGACTCATCCTCGACCTGCGCACGGCCGTCTTCGACCACGTCCAGCGGATGCCCGTCGCGTTCTTCACACGAACCCGCACCGGCGCCCTGGTAAGCCGCCTCAACAACGACGTCATCGGCGCCCAGCGCGCCTTCAGCAACACCCTCTCCGGTGTCGTCGGGAACCTGGTCACCCTGCTCCTGACCCTCGCCGTCATGCTCTCCCTCTCCTGGCAGATCACCCTCCTCGCACTGCTCCTGCTGCCCGTCTTCGTGCTGCCCGCCCGCCGCATGGGCTCCCGCATGGCCGGTCTCCAGCGCGAGGCCGCCGCCCACAACGCGGCGATGGGCACCCGCATGACCGAGCGGTTCTCCGCGCCCGGCGCCACCCTCATCAAACTGTTCGGACGCCCCGGCGACGAGTCGGCCGAATTCGCCGAGCGGGCCCGCCGGGTGCGCGACATCGGCGTCCGTACGGCGATGGCCCAGTCCGCGTTCATCACCGCGCTCACCCTCGTCTCGGCGCTCGCCCTGGCCCTGGTCTACGGCCTCGGCGGCTACTTCTCCCTCGAAGGCACCCTGGACGCCGGCGCCGTCGTCTCCCTCGCCCTGCTCCTCACCCGCCTCTACGCGCCCCTCACCTCCCTCGCCGGAGCCCGCGTCGAGGTGATGAGCGCACTGGTCAGCTTCGAGCGGGTCTTCGAGGTCCTCGACCTCGAGCCGCTCATCGCGGAGAAGCCCGACGCCCGCGAGGTGCCCGAGGGCCCGGTCGCCGTCGAGTTCGACGACGTGCGCTTCGGCTACCCCTCGGCCGACAAGGTCTCCCTCGCCTCCCTCGAAGAGGTCGCCTCGCTCGACACCCGCGGCGGCGCCGAGGTCCTGCACGGCGTCTCCTTCCGCGCCGAACCCGGCCAGACGGTCGCCCTCGTCGGCTCCTCCGGCGCCGGCAAGTCCACCGTCGCGCAGCTCCTGCCCCGCCTCTACGACACCGACGCCGGCGCCGTCCGTATCGGCGGCGTCGACGTCCGCGACCTCAGCGCCGACTCGATGCGCGCCACGCTCGGCATGGTCACCCAGGACGGCCACCTCTTCCACGACTCCGTCCGTGCGAACCTGCTGCTCGCCCGCCCCGGAGCCGCCGAGGACGAGCTGTGGGACGTGCTGCGCAGGGCCCGCCTCGACACCCTCGTGCACGCCCTGCCCGACGGCCTCGACACCGTCGTGGGCGAACGCGGCTACCGCCTCTCCGGCGGCGAACGCCAGCGCATGACCATCGCCCGGCTGCTCCTCGCCCGCCAGCGCGTCGTCATCCTCGACGAGGCCACCGCGCACCTCGACAACACCTCGGAGGCCGCCGTCCAGGAAGCCCTCGCCGAAGCCCTCGAAGGCCGCACCGCGATCGTCATCGCCCACCGCCTGTCCACCATCCGCTCCGCCGACCAGATCCTCGTCGTCGAGGAGGGCCGCATCGTCGAACGCGGTACGCACGAGACGCTCCTCGATGCCGACGGCCGCTACGCCGAGCTGTACCGCACGCAGTTCGCCGAGGGGGACAAGACGGCGGTCGCGGAGGCCGCGTGA
- a CDS encoding ATP-binding protein, giving the protein MLLGRTAECARLADLVDDARRGRSAALVIRGEAGIGKTSLLGHAESLAHDMTRLRTQGIEAETGLPYVGLADLFRPVTDLLDRIPDRQAAALTGALALGPAVEQDRFAVAAGTLSLLGAVSETGPVLVVVDDAQWLDPYSLDALAFATRRLGREGVVVLFATRDTDAAASRLAPVETLTVRGLDAASARQLVAGEPLPAPDVNWLLTEARGNPLALVELPALLARGGHRPDTGAPLPIGEMLARTFHSAIARLPERTRDAMLLLAVLGPRPLAGTERVLRAHGLSYASLEPAERAGLMTVEAGAYVFRHPLVRSGVYHGASAVHRWRAHRTVAHALQGAQAPTALERYAWHLAESGADPDEQVAAGLERAASGGPGSLALPLAARLYAHAARFTPDDEHRARRLLCAARAAQAAGSLDEAADLLDRALGHATQERTRLDLRQLRCYVDIQRGRPARAREQLRAAVDEARRVDPALAAVMLGGITLTELAIGDLTAARATSAESMRIADAFGDVPATLPVRLLHALVQLLGGDADEGRTLLRELEKPLAAPDLAFPYPVSGVGGLCYLATEELDTGHDLLDRAVHAARASSTVGLLAHLLGTLSVVEYWRGDWNASLAHADESARLGEDTGRVIEVCRALAAQARTEAARGREADCRRHGAQARSSPRPPNSPWTRRAPTAPSASSNWASAASRRRRDTWNGYGSSPSPTAAATACTSPGPPTSPTPTSTFTAPTRPTTYCASWSTRPGAGTARSPRPPPPAAAPCSNRPTRNGTWIRRSPNWPR; this is encoded by the coding sequence ATGCTGCTGGGTCGGACAGCGGAATGCGCCCGCCTCGCGGACCTCGTCGACGACGCGCGCAGAGGGCGCAGCGCCGCCCTCGTCATCCGCGGCGAAGCGGGCATCGGCAAGACGAGCCTGCTCGGCCACGCCGAGTCGCTCGCCCACGACATGACACGGCTGCGCACCCAAGGCATCGAGGCCGAGACCGGGCTCCCCTACGTGGGTCTCGCCGACCTGTTCCGCCCGGTCACCGACCTCCTCGACCGGATCCCGGACCGGCAGGCCGCCGCCCTCACCGGAGCCCTCGCGCTCGGCCCCGCCGTCGAACAGGACCGGTTCGCCGTCGCCGCCGGCACACTCAGCCTGCTCGGCGCCGTCAGCGAGACCGGGCCCGTCCTCGTCGTCGTCGACGACGCGCAGTGGCTCGACCCGTACTCCCTGGACGCCCTCGCCTTCGCCACCCGCAGGCTGGGCCGCGAAGGCGTCGTCGTCCTCTTCGCCACCCGCGACACCGACGCGGCCGCCTCCCGCCTCGCCCCGGTCGAGACGCTCACCGTGCGCGGTCTCGACGCCGCCTCCGCACGGCAACTGGTCGCCGGCGAACCCCTGCCCGCGCCCGACGTCAACTGGCTCCTGACCGAGGCCCGCGGCAACCCCCTCGCCCTCGTCGAACTCCCCGCGCTGCTCGCCCGCGGCGGCCACCGCCCCGACACCGGCGCGCCCCTGCCCATCGGCGAGATGCTCGCCCGCACCTTCCACAGCGCCATCGCCCGGCTCCCCGAGCGCACCAGGGATGCCATGCTGCTCCTCGCCGTCCTCGGCCCCCGCCCGCTCGCCGGGACCGAACGGGTGCTGCGCGCCCACGGGTTGAGCTACGCGAGCCTCGAACCCGCCGAACGCGCCGGCCTGATGACCGTGGAAGCGGGCGCCTACGTCTTCCGGCACCCGCTGGTCCGCTCCGGCGTGTACCACGGGGCGAGCGCCGTGCACCGCTGGCGGGCCCACCGCACCGTCGCCCACGCCCTCCAGGGCGCCCAGGCGCCCACGGCGCTCGAGCGGTACGCCTGGCACCTCGCCGAATCCGGCGCCGACCCCGACGAGCAGGTCGCCGCCGGGCTGGAGCGCGCGGCGTCCGGCGGCCCCGGCAGTCTCGCCCTGCCGCTCGCCGCCCGCCTGTACGCCCACGCGGCCCGCTTCACCCCGGACGACGAGCACCGGGCGCGGCGCCTGCTCTGCGCCGCGCGCGCCGCTCAGGCCGCCGGCTCCCTCGACGAGGCCGCCGACCTGCTCGACCGCGCCCTCGGCCACGCCACGCAGGAACGGACCCGCCTCGACCTCCGCCAACTGCGCTGCTACGTCGACATCCAGCGCGGCCGCCCCGCGCGTGCCCGCGAACAGCTGCGCGCCGCCGTCGACGAGGCCCGGCGCGTCGACCCCGCCCTTGCCGCCGTCATGCTCGGCGGCATCACCCTCACCGAACTCGCCATCGGCGACCTCACCGCCGCCCGCGCCACGTCCGCCGAGTCCATGCGCATCGCCGACGCCTTCGGTGACGTGCCCGCGACCCTGCCCGTACGGCTGCTGCACGCACTCGTCCAGCTCCTCGGCGGTGACGCGGACGAGGGCCGCACCCTGCTCAGGGAACTCGAAAAGCCCCTGGCCGCACCGGACCTGGCGTTCCCGTACCCGGTCTCCGGCGTCGGCGGTCTGTGCTACCTCGCCACCGAGGAACTCGACACGGGACACGACCTGCTCGACCGTGCCGTGCACGCCGCCCGCGCCTCCAGCACCGTGGGACTCCTCGCGCACCTGCTCGGCACGCTCTCCGTCGTCGAGTACTGGCGCGGCGACTGGAACGCCTCACTCGCGCACGCCGACGAGTCCGCCCGGCTCGGCGAGGACACCGGACGTGTCATCGAGGTGTGCCGGGCGCTCGCCGCGCAGGCCAGGACCGAGGCCGCGCGCGGCAGGGAGGCGGACTGCCGCCGCCACGGGGCGCAGGCCCGCTCCTCGCCACGGCCGCCGAACTCCCCATGGACGCGGCGCGCGCCGACGGCGCCCTCGGCCTCCTCGAACTGGGCCTCGGCCGCTTCGAGGAGGCGGCGGGACACCTGGAACGGGTACGGGAGTTCTCCCTCACCCACGGCCGCGGCGACGGCCTGTACCTCTCCTGGGCCGCCGACCTCGCCGACGCCTACGTCCACCTTCACCGCACCGACGAGGCCTACGACGTACTGCGCGTCCTGGAGCACGAGGCCGGGCGCGGGCACCGCCCGATCACCTCGGCCGCCGCCGCCCGCTGCCGCGCCCTGCTCGAACCGGCCGACGCGGAACGGCACATGGATCAGGCGCTCGCCCAACTGGCCCAGGTGA
- a CDS encoding helix-turn-helix transcriptional regulator — MDQALAQLAQVTAPFERGRTEFAHGELLRRQGRRSEARRWLQRGLATFERLGASGWAARAAAELHAAGGDRVAAGGTPLDGLTPQELRVALAVGRGVTNHEAAEQLFLSVKTVEFHLGNIYRKLDGVHRRAQLVRLLSQSGP, encoded by the coding sequence ATGGATCAGGCGCTCGCCCAACTGGCCCAGGTGACAGCCCCGTTCGAGCGCGGCCGCACCGAGTTCGCGCACGGGGAACTCCTGCGCCGCCAGGGCCGCCGCTCCGAGGCGCGGCGCTGGCTCCAGCGCGGCCTCGCCACCTTCGAACGGCTCGGCGCGAGCGGCTGGGCGGCCCGCGCCGCCGCAGAACTGCACGCGGCGGGCGGCGACCGGGTCGCCGCCGGAGGCACCCCGCTCGACGGCCTCACCCCGCAGGAACTGCGCGTCGCCCTCGCCGTCGGCCGCGGCGTCACCAACCACGAGGCGGCCGAGCAGCTGTTCCTCAGCGTCAAGACCGTCGAGTTCCACCTCGGCAACATCTACCGCAAGCTCGACGGGGTGCACCGCAGGGCCCAACTCGTCCGCCTGCTCAGCCAGTCGGGACCCTGA
- a CDS encoding MFS transporter: protein MTTAQTSTEISPPLARLPLWDRRFTLYFVARAVSLVGDAMMPVAAALAVGAVYGISGVGLVLGTWTGTAVVLLLFGGVFADRFGARPMMVGADVVRVLTQGVLAVAFFVGTPPFWLLVAMAALAGAATAMFQPGVNGMVPLVAREPQRANATLKVADAVAQLLGPALAGLLIALAGAGTVYAIDAGTFVLSALCLALIRLAPGLTSPARQGRSVRGDLRQGWHEFRSRTWMWAVILIWMMYGVLVFGPLVPLSSALVGERLGANAYGLAISFLGAGTVLGGLLALRLRPARPLAAGAVAMILYTALPLCVALGTGLPVLLVGHVLGGGALAFWSVMWATSVQTHTPPGVLNRVSAYEIAGSVSGIALGQALAGPAAQLASPARLMLVSAGACLVGGAALLATPAIRRLRRIAPPVRG from the coding sequence GTGACCACTGCGCAGACATCCACCGAGATCAGCCCGCCGCTCGCCCGACTCCCGTTGTGGGACCGGCGCTTCACGCTCTACTTCGTCGCCCGCGCCGTCTCGCTGGTCGGTGACGCGATGATGCCGGTGGCCGCCGCGCTCGCGGTCGGCGCGGTGTACGGGATCTCCGGGGTCGGCCTCGTCCTCGGTACCTGGACCGGCACGGCCGTGGTGCTGCTGCTGTTCGGCGGGGTGTTCGCCGACCGGTTCGGCGCGCGCCCGATGATGGTCGGCGCCGACGTCGTCCGGGTGCTCACGCAAGGGGTGCTGGCCGTGGCGTTCTTCGTGGGGACGCCGCCGTTCTGGCTGCTGGTGGCCATGGCCGCGCTGGCCGGAGCCGCCACCGCGATGTTCCAGCCGGGGGTGAACGGGATGGTTCCGCTGGTCGCCCGTGAGCCGCAGCGCGCCAACGCCACGCTCAAGGTGGCGGACGCCGTCGCCCAACTGCTCGGCCCCGCCCTGGCGGGGCTGCTGATCGCGCTGGCGGGCGCCGGGACCGTGTACGCGATCGACGCGGGGACCTTCGTGCTCAGCGCCCTGTGCCTCGCGCTGATCCGGCTCGCTCCCGGCCTCACGTCCCCCGCGCGTCAAGGCCGTTCGGTACGGGGTGACCTGCGTCAGGGCTGGCACGAGTTCCGTTCCCGCACCTGGATGTGGGCGGTGATCCTGATCTGGATGATGTACGGGGTACTGGTCTTCGGGCCACTGGTGCCACTGAGTTCGGCGCTGGTCGGTGAGCGGCTCGGGGCGAACGCCTACGGCCTCGCGATCTCCTTCCTCGGCGCGGGAACGGTGCTCGGCGGCCTCCTCGCGCTCCGCCTGCGCCCGGCCCGCCCGCTGGCCGCCGGGGCCGTGGCGATGATCCTCTACACCGCGCTCCCGCTCTGCGTGGCTCTCGGCACCGGGCTGCCGGTGCTCCTCGTGGGCCATGTCCTCGGCGGCGGCGCCCTGGCGTTCTGGTCGGTGATGTGGGCGACCAGCGTGCAGACCCACACGCCGCCGGGCGTGCTCAACCGGGTCAGCGCGTACGAGATCGCCGGATCGGTGTCCGGGATCGCGCTCGGCCAGGCGCTGGCGGGCCCGGCGGCCCAACTGGCCTCCCCGGCACGGCTGATGCTGGTGTCGGCGGGGGCCTGCCTCGTGGGCGGTGCGGCGCTGCTCGCGACCCCGGCGATCCGTCGGCTGCGCCGTATCGCTCCCCCGGTCCGCGGGTGA